A window of the Gossypium hirsutum isolate 1008001.06 chromosome A05, Gossypium_hirsutum_v2.1, whole genome shotgun sequence genome harbors these coding sequences:
- the LOC107957349 gene encoding F-box/kelch-repeat protein SKIP11, whose translation MVENRSCKSCLVLASSSQQETDWPYMFNGKRPLPLEISGSDACHQETKLPKLFSNDTSRYESSSDLDVLIQPIGRDNSINCLIRCSRSYYGSIASLNRSFRSVIRSGEIYKSRRQKGVTEHWVYFSCDLLQWEAFDPIQCKWMHLPPMPPNGCFIFGDKESLAVGTELLVFGKELNSQVIYRYSILTNSWTFGTSMNSPRCLFGSASLGEIAILAGGCDSQGNILSTAEMYNSETQKWETLPSMNTPRKMCSGVFMDKKFYVIGGTGGAGNDARVLTCGEEYDLELKKWTKIPNMSVAAGEAEKPVAPGAPPLVAVVNNELYAADHADMEVKKYDKEKKSWLTIGRLPERAVSMNGWGLAFRACGDRLIVIGGQTASGRSFIELNSWVPSEGPPQWNLLARKRSGNFVYNCAVMGC comes from the coding sequence ATGGTGGAGAATCGATCCTGCAAGTCGTGTTTGGTGTTGGCAAGCTCCTCTCAACAAGAAACCGACTGGCCTTACATGTTCAATGGGAAGCGTCCGCTGCCTCTCGAAATCTCCGGATCCGATGCTTGTCATCAGGAAACCAAGTTGCCTAAGCTCTTCTCCAACGATACTAGTCGATATGAATCTTCTTCGGATTTGGATGTGTTAATCCAACCGATTGGGAGGGACAACTCCATCAATTGTCTGATTAGATGCTCGAGATCCTATTATGGTTCCATTGCCTCGTTGAATCGGAGTTTCCGATCCGTAATCAGGAGCGGAGAGATCTACAAGTCAAGGAGGCAGAAGGGTGTTACTGAACATTGGGTTTACTTCTCTTGTGACCTCCTTCAATGGGAGGCATTTGATCCAATCCAATGCAAGTGGATGCATTTGCCACCGATGCCTCCCAATGGTTGTTTCATTTTTGGGGACAAGGAATCCTTGGCCGTGGGAACTGAGTTGCTTGTATTTGGGAAGGAACTGAATTCCCAAGTGATATATAGATATAGTATTTTGACAAACTCTTGGACTTTCGGGACTAGTATGAATTCTCCTAGGTGCTTGTTCGGGTCAGCTAGTCTTGGAGAGATTGCGATTTTAGCTGGTGGTTGTGATTCTCAGGGTAACATCCTGAGCACTGCAGAAATGTACAATTCCGAGACTCAGAAGTGGGAGACTCTCCCAAGCATGAATACCCCAAGGAAGATGTGCAGTGGGGTATTTATGGATAAGAAATTCTATGTAATTGGGGGAACTGGTGGAGCGGGAAATGATGCAAGGGTTCTCACTTGTGGGGAGGAGTATGATTTAGAGTTAAAAAAGTGGACTAAAATTCCGAACATGTCTGTGGCAGCTGGTGAGGCTGAGAAGCCTGTGGCACCTGGGGCACCCCCACTGGTTGCAGTAGTAAACAATGAACTGTATGCTGCTGACCATGCCGACATGGAGGTAAAGAAGTATGATAAGGAGAAAAAATCATGGTTGACTATCGGAAGATTGCCCGAAAGAGCTGTTTCCATGAACGGTTGGGGTCTTGCATTCAGAGCATGCGGTGATCGTCTTATAGTGATCGGAGGTCAAACCGCCTCAGGCAGAAGCTTTATAGAGCTGAATTCGTGGGTTCCAAGCGAAGGGCCTCCACAATGGAACTTGCTAGCCAGAAAGCGGTCGGGTAACTTTGTGTATAATTGCGCGGTGATGGGTTGCTAA